A single region of the Variovorax paradoxus genome encodes:
- a CDS encoding IlvD/Edd family dehydratase, with protein MTTPPKKKNPEDLRSQQWFGRNDRDGFIYRSWMKGKGVPHDQFDGRPVIGICNTFSELTPCNSHFRTLAEQVKIGVYEAGGFPVEFPVMSLGETLLRPTAMLYRNLASMDVEESIRGNPLDGVVLLMGCDKTTPALMMGAASVDLPTIGVSGGPMLSGKWRGQELGSGTGVWQMSEQVRAGTLKLKDFFEAESCMHRSHGHCMTMGTASTMACMVESLGIGLPGNAAYPAVDGRRNVLARMAGRRIVDMVHEDLNMSKILTRQAIENAIKVNAAIGGSTNLVIHLLAIAGRIGVDLSLDDFDRLASELPCLVDLQPSGRFLMEDFCYAGGLPVVIKEIAEHLHKDAITANGQTLWDNVKDAENYNPQVIRPLAEPFKDKAGICVLRGNLAPNGAIIKPSAATPELLVHKGRAVVFENADDLHKRIDDENLDIDEHCVMVLKNCGPRGYPGMAESGNMPLPPKVLRKGITDMVRISDARMSGTAYGTVVLHTSPEAAAGGPLALVQDGDIVELDVPNRKLHLHVSDEELAKRLERWVAPKAPLDSGYWKLYVDTVLQADQGADLAFLRGRRGGFVPRDNH; from the coding sequence ATGACCACCCCGCCGAAGAAGAAAAATCCCGAAGATCTGCGCAGCCAGCAATGGTTCGGCCGCAATGACCGCGACGGCTTCATCTATCGAAGCTGGATGAAGGGCAAGGGCGTGCCGCACGACCAGTTCGACGGGCGTCCGGTCATCGGCATTTGCAACACCTTCAGCGAACTCACGCCCTGCAATTCGCACTTCCGCACGCTCGCCGAGCAGGTGAAGATCGGTGTGTACGAAGCGGGCGGCTTCCCGGTCGAGTTTCCGGTCATGTCGCTCGGCGAAACGCTGCTGCGGCCCACAGCCATGCTGTACCGCAACCTTGCGAGCATGGACGTGGAAGAAAGCATTCGCGGCAACCCGCTCGACGGCGTGGTGCTGCTCATGGGCTGCGACAAGACCACGCCCGCGCTCATGATGGGTGCGGCCAGCGTCGACCTGCCGACCATCGGCGTCTCGGGCGGCCCGATGCTCTCCGGCAAATGGCGCGGCCAGGAGCTGGGCTCGGGCACCGGCGTGTGGCAGATGAGCGAACAGGTGCGCGCCGGCACGCTCAAGCTCAAAGACTTCTTCGAGGCCGAGAGCTGCATGCACCGCAGCCACGGCCACTGCATGACCATGGGCACCGCAAGCACCATGGCCTGCATGGTCGAGTCGCTCGGCATCGGCCTGCCGGGCAATGCGGCGTATCCGGCCGTCGACGGCCGCCGCAACGTGCTGGCACGCATGGCCGGCCGCCGCATCGTCGACATGGTCCATGAAGACCTCAACATGTCCAAGATCCTCACGCGCCAGGCCATCGAGAACGCCATCAAGGTCAATGCGGCCATCGGCGGCTCGACCAACCTGGTGATTCACCTCCTGGCCATTGCCGGCCGCATCGGCGTGGACCTTTCGCTCGACGACTTCGACCGGCTGGCCTCCGAGCTGCCCTGCCTGGTCGACCTGCAGCCTTCGGGCCGCTTCCTCATGGAAGATTTCTGCTACGCGGGCGGCCTGCCGGTGGTCATCAAGGAAATTGCGGAACACCTGCACAAGGACGCCATCACCGCCAACGGCCAGACGCTGTGGGACAACGTGAAGGACGCCGAAAACTACAACCCGCAGGTGATCCGTCCGCTGGCCGAACCCTTCAAGGACAAGGCCGGCATCTGCGTGCTGCGCGGCAACCTCGCGCCCAACGGCGCCATCATCAAGCCGAGCGCTGCCACGCCCGAGCTGCTGGTGCACAAGGGCCGCGCCGTGGTGTTCGAAAACGCGGACGACCTGCACAAGCGTATCGACGACGAGAACCTGGACATCGACGAGCACTGCGTCATGGTGCTGAAGAACTGCGGCCCGCGCGGCTACCCCGGCATGGCCGAGTCGGGCAACATGCCGCTGCCGCCCAAGGTGCTGCGCAAGGGCATTACCGACATGGTGCGCATCAGCGATGCGCGCATGAGCGGCACAGCCTACGGCACGGTGGTGCTGCACACGTCGCCTGAGGCCGCGGCGGGCGGCCCGCTCGCGCTGGTGCAGGACGGCGACATCGTCGAGCTCGACGTGCCCAACCGGAAGCTGCACCTGCATGTGAGCGACGAAGAACTGGCCAAGCGGCTCGAAAGATGGGTCGCGCCCAAGGCGCCGCTCGATTCGGGCTACTGGAAGCTCTATGTCGACACGGTGCTGCAGGCCGACCAGGGGGCCGACCTGGCGTTCCTGCGCGGCCGCCGCGGAGGCTTTGTGCCGCGCGACAATCACTAG
- a CDS encoding 2-dehydro-3-deoxygalactonokinase translates to MTRLVAIDWGTSSLRGALLDAGGEVLDERSDTRGILKVPAGGFPAVFDELFGDWMQPGGTRCLISGMAGSKQGWVEAPYCACPAGRVEVGRKIIDIDALPRSRIAIVPGLSDEHDGVPDVMRGEEVQIFGAMALMDVDEGVFVLPGTHNKWATVKKGRVTGFRTFMTGEFYALLSQHSILARTLDADAPLDEAAFVQGVTRADNGQGLLHNAFGARTLALFERMPTQELASYLSGLLIGEELRTQSLHAFGEVVLIGSPALTQRYTLALSATGTATRTLGAEATWAGLHALSGFLDADRNPS, encoded by the coding sequence ATGACAAGACTGGTAGCCATCGACTGGGGCACGAGCTCCCTGCGCGGCGCATTGCTCGACGCGGGTGGCGAGGTGCTCGACGAGCGCAGCGACACGCGCGGCATTCTCAAGGTGCCGGCGGGCGGCTTTCCCGCGGTGTTCGATGAGCTGTTCGGCGACTGGATGCAGCCCGGAGGCACGCGCTGCCTGATCTCCGGCATGGCCGGCAGCAAGCAGGGCTGGGTCGAGGCGCCGTATTGCGCCTGCCCCGCGGGCCGCGTCGAAGTGGGCCGCAAGATCATCGACATCGACGCACTGCCCCGTTCGCGCATTGCCATCGTGCCGGGTCTCAGCGACGAGCACGACGGCGTTCCCGATGTCATGCGCGGCGAAGAAGTGCAGATCTTCGGCGCCATGGCATTGATGGATGTGGACGAAGGCGTGTTCGTATTGCCGGGCACCCATAACAAATGGGCCACGGTCAAGAAGGGCCGCGTCACCGGCTTTCGCACCTTCATGACCGGCGAGTTCTATGCGCTGCTGAGCCAGCATTCGATTCTGGCGCGCACGCTCGATGCCGATGCGCCGCTCGACGAAGCCGCTTTTGTGCAGGGCGTCACGCGTGCCGACAACGGCCAGGGCCTGCTGCACAACGCCTTCGGCGCGCGCACGCTGGCACTTTTCGAACGCATGCCCACGCAAGAGCTTGCGAGCTATCTCTCGGGCCTGCTGATCGGCGAAGAACTGCGCACGCAGTCGCTGCATGCCTTCGGCGAAGTGGTGCTGATCGGCTCCCCTGCACTGACGCAACGCTACACGCTTGCGCTGAGCGCCACCGGCACTGCCACCCGCACGCTCGGCGCCGAAGCCACCTGGGCGGGGCTGCACGCGCTGTCCGGTTTTCTCGACGCAGACAGAAATCCCTCATGA
- a CDS encoding 2-dehydro-3-deoxy-6-phosphogalactonate aldolase: MTTPQEKFDAAMRELPLVAILRGLTPPEAADVGDAIVESGFRLLEVPLNSPKPYASITLMRTRFPQALVGAGTVLDAQQVRYVHSAGGELIVSPNFNAEVIAEAVRLGMVCLPGVMTPTEAFGALAAGATGLKLFPAELASPAVVKALLAVLPAGTPLMPVGGVTPANMAEWRAAGASGFGIGSALYKPGKQASAVRADAERFVAAYTGAIRA; the protein is encoded by the coding sequence ATGACGACTCCCCAAGAAAAATTCGATGCCGCGATGCGCGAGCTGCCGCTGGTCGCCATCTTGCGCGGGCTCACGCCGCCCGAAGCCGCCGACGTGGGCGACGCCATCGTCGAGTCGGGCTTCCGGCTGCTCGAGGTGCCGCTCAATTCGCCCAAGCCCTATGCCAGCATCACGCTGATGCGCACGCGCTTTCCGCAGGCACTGGTGGGCGCCGGAACGGTGCTCGACGCGCAACAGGTGCGCTATGTGCATTCCGCCGGCGGCGAGCTCATCGTGTCGCCCAACTTCAACGCCGAAGTCATCGCCGAAGCCGTGCGGCTCGGCATGGTCTGCCTGCCCGGCGTGATGACGCCGACCGAGGCTTTCGGCGCACTGGCCGCGGGCGCCACCGGGCTCAAGCTGTTTCCGGCCGAACTGGCATCGCCCGCGGTTGTGAAGGCATTGCTCGCCGTGCTGCCTGCCGGCACGCCGCTCATGCCCGTGGGCGGCGTTACGCCGGCCAACATGGCCGAGTGGCGCGCGGCTGGCGCGTCCGGCTTCGGGATCGGCTCTGCGCTCTACAAGCCCGGCAAGCAGGCATCGGCGGTGCGTGCCGATGCCGAGAGATTCGTTGCGGCCTATACGGGCGCAATCCGCGCCTGA
- a CDS encoding aldolase, whose product MSADSDYASPTVRKLREDLALALRAAAHHGLSEGVCNHFSVMLPGAQDRYLINPRGLHWSEIGPDDIVLIDVHGEVLAGRHRVEPTALFIHGAVHRITGHAVVLHCHMPYATALTLTVDRALDPTLSQNAMRYMNRIAIDAVYNGLALDDAEGERIARAMAGKDVAFLANHGVVVAGATIAHAYDDLYYLERASLHQVIAQSTGRPLVPVDAEMAALAAAQIQGEREQSDLFFEALRRMLPPPHG is encoded by the coding sequence ATGTCCGCAGATTCAGACTACGCGAGCCCCACCGTGCGCAAGTTGCGCGAAGACCTTGCACTTGCCTTGCGCGCAGCCGCACACCACGGCCTGTCCGAAGGGGTCTGCAATCATTTCAGCGTCATGTTGCCGGGCGCGCAGGACCGCTACCTGATCAACCCTCGCGGCCTGCACTGGAGCGAGATCGGGCCGGACGACATCGTGCTGATCGACGTGCACGGCGAAGTGCTCGCCGGCCGCCACAGGGTCGAACCGACCGCCCTTTTCATTCACGGCGCGGTGCACCGGATCACCGGCCATGCGGTGGTGCTGCACTGCCACATGCCCTACGCCACGGCGCTCACGCTCACGGTCGATCGCGCGCTCGACCCCACGCTGAGCCAGAACGCCATGCGCTACATGAACCGCATTGCAATCGACGCGGTGTACAACGGGCTGGCGCTCGACGATGCCGAGGGCGAGCGCATCGCGCGCGCCATGGCGGGAAAAGACGTGGCCTTTCTCGCAAACCATGGCGTCGTCGTGGCGGGCGCCACCATTGCGCACGCCTATGACGATCTCTACTACCTCGAACGCGCAAGCCTGCACCAGGTGATTGCGCAATCCACCGGGCGCCCGCTGGTTCCCGTCGATGCCGAGATGGCCGCTCTTGCCGCGGCGCAAATCCAGGGTGAACGCGAGCAGTCCGACCTGTTCTTCGAGGCGCTCCGGCGGATGCTGCCTCCGCCACACGGCTGA
- a CDS encoding MATE family efflux transporter: MSQELDPRTRRLLEAPIVPTLLRLAAPNVLVMVAQASVGLIETYFVGKLGTDALAGMALVFPIVMLMQMTSSGAMGGGIASSIARALGARRRDDADALVWHAVVIAIGFGLLFSLALLAGGRWLYGIMGGTGASLEAALTYSNWVFAGAVLVWLFNSLSAIIRGTGNMAVPANVTVAGVVFLIPASPLLIFGWGPLPGMGIAGGAMALLLYYLLGSVALIVYLRSPRSLLRPTLAALKLRWPLFRNILGIGLVGAVSTVATNLSIGIATALTGHFGSGALAGYGTASRLEYLLVPLVFGLGAPLVAMVGTCMGAGQRERALRATWAGAALAFALTETIGLAAALFPRPWLLLFGNDPAMLETGAHYLRVVGPLYGLFGVGLVLYFASQGAGRLLWPVLGNIARLAVAGIGGWLALRWGGGLTGVFAAQGVALVVYGIVIASAIAGGAWFGRVGWPRSPANLLRRVAAQAEPALAQARPTALNQ; encoded by the coding sequence ATGAGCCAGGAACTCGACCCGCGCACGCGGCGGCTGCTCGAAGCGCCCATCGTGCCCACGCTGCTGCGGCTGGCCGCGCCCAATGTGCTCGTGATGGTGGCGCAGGCTTCCGTCGGGCTCATCGAAACCTACTTCGTCGGCAAGCTGGGCACCGATGCACTCGCTGGCATGGCGCTGGTATTTCCCATCGTCATGCTGATGCAGATGACCTCGAGCGGCGCCATGGGCGGAGGCATCGCCTCGTCCATTGCGCGAGCGCTGGGCGCGCGGCGCCGCGATGACGCCGACGCCCTGGTGTGGCACGCGGTGGTCATCGCCATCGGCTTCGGCTTGCTCTTCTCGCTCGCGCTGCTGGCCGGTGGGCGCTGGCTGTACGGAATCATGGGTGGCACCGGCGCCTCGCTCGAGGCGGCGCTGACGTATTCGAACTGGGTGTTTGCGGGCGCCGTGCTGGTGTGGCTCTTCAACTCGCTGTCGGCCATCATCCGCGGTACCGGCAACATGGCGGTGCCTGCGAACGTGACGGTGGCGGGAGTGGTGTTTCTTATTCCGGCATCGCCATTGCTGATCTTCGGCTGGGGTCCGCTGCCGGGCATGGGCATTGCGGGCGGCGCAATGGCGCTGCTGCTGTACTACCTGCTGGGCTCTGTGGCGCTCATCGTCTACCTGCGCTCGCCTCGCAGCCTGCTGCGCCCGACGCTTGCCGCGCTGAAGCTGCGCTGGCCGCTGTTCCGCAACATCCTGGGCATCGGGCTCGTGGGTGCGGTGTCCACGGTGGCAACCAATCTGTCGATCGGCATTGCCACCGCTCTGACCGGCCACTTCGGTTCAGGCGCACTGGCAGGCTACGGAACCGCATCACGGCTCGAATACCTGCTGGTGCCGCTGGTCTTCGGCCTTGGCGCGCCGCTGGTTGCGATGGTCGGCACCTGCATGGGCGCCGGGCAGCGCGAGCGCGCGTTGCGCGCCACGTGGGCCGGCGCCGCGCTGGCTTTTGCATTGACCGAGACCATCGGGCTCGCCGCGGCGCTGTTTCCGCGGCCCTGGCTGCTGCTGTTCGGCAACGACCCCGCCATGCTCGAAACCGGCGCGCACTACTTGCGCGTGGTGGGACCGCTCTACGGCCTCTTCGGCGTCGGCCTGGTGCTGTACTTTGCCTCGCAAGGGGCGGGGCGCCTGCTGTGGCCCGTGCTTGGCAACATCGCGCGGCTGGCCGTGGCCGGAATCGGCGGATGGCTCGCATTGCGCTGGGGCGGCGGGCTGACCGGCGTGTTCGCCGCGCAAGGCGTGGCGTTGGTGGTCTACGGCATCGTCATCGCGTCGGCAATTGCAGGCGGCGCGTGGTTCGGCCGTGTCGGCTGGCCGCGCTCGCCTGCAAACCTGCTGCGGCGCGTGGCGGCGCAAGCTGAGCCGGCTTTGGCCCAGGCAAGGCCTACCGCGCTAAATCAATAG
- a CDS encoding MFS transporter, whose translation MNETSVRRHALWLVLLAAAGAFALTMGVRQTMGLFLSALNTSTALGIGSISLAFAFGQLWWGLTQPFAGAVADRIGTGRVVVIGVLLVAIGTLITPLMTSTAGLIFAIGVLAAGGAGMAGPSVLMAATTRLVPANKRGLATGLVNAGGSFGQFAMAPIAVGLTAAVGWAGAMQWLGVLVLLALPAAWVLKGNSNAMAAASAAASGTKPLSARQAIGQALATPSYRYLSLGFLVCGFHVAFLATHLPGVVAACGLPAEVGGWALAMIGLFNIVGSLAMGWAVGRWRMKSLLSLVYATRGIAVLVFLLAPKTTTVMLVFAAVMGVTFLSTVPPTAGLVAKMFGPANMAMLFGIVMLAHQVGGFLGAFLGGYVFQATGNYDIVWYIDIALAAGAALVHLPIREARLVRSKLAAA comes from the coding sequence ATGAATGAAACCTCTGTGCGGCGCCATGCGCTCTGGCTCGTGCTGCTGGCGGCCGCGGGCGCTTTCGCGCTCACGATGGGCGTGCGCCAGACGATGGGTCTGTTCCTCTCGGCGCTCAACACCTCGACCGCACTTGGCATCGGCAGCATCAGCCTTGCCTTCGCGTTCGGGCAGCTCTGGTGGGGGCTCACGCAGCCCTTCGCGGGCGCCGTGGCCGACCGCATCGGAACCGGGCGCGTGGTGGTCATCGGCGTGCTGCTGGTGGCCATCGGCACGCTCATCACACCGCTCATGACGAGCACGGCCGGCCTGATCTTCGCCATAGGCGTGCTCGCGGCCGGCGGCGCCGGCATGGCGGGCCCTTCGGTGCTGATGGCCGCGACCACGCGCCTGGTGCCGGCGAACAAGCGCGGCCTGGCCACCGGCCTGGTCAACGCCGGCGGGTCCTTCGGACAGTTCGCGATGGCACCGATCGCCGTCGGCCTGACGGCCGCGGTGGGCTGGGCCGGCGCCATGCAGTGGCTTGGCGTGCTGGTGCTGCTGGCGTTGCCGGCCGCATGGGTGCTCAAGGGCAATTCGAACGCGATGGCCGCGGCCTCGGCAGCCGCATCGGGCACCAAGCCGTTGAGTGCGCGCCAGGCCATCGGCCAGGCGCTCGCGACACCCAGCTACCGCTACCTGAGCCTGGGCTTCCTGGTCTGCGGCTTCCACGTCGCCTTCCTGGCCACGCACCTGCCCGGCGTTGTCGCGGCCTGCGGGCTGCCGGCCGAAGTCGGCGGCTGGGCGCTCGCGATGATCGGGCTCTTCAACATCGTCGGCAGCCTTGCCATGGGCTGGGCCGTGGGGCGCTGGCGCATGAAGTCGCTGCTGTCGCTGGTCTATGCCACGCGCGGCATCGCCGTGCTGGTGTTTTTGCTGGCGCCGAAGACGACGACGGTCATGCTGGTGTTCGCCGCCGTGATGGGTGTGACCTTCCTGTCGACCGTGCCGCCAACCGCCGGCCTCGTCGCCAAGATGTTCGGGCCGGCCAACATGGCGATGCTGTTCGGCATCGTGATGCTGGCGCACCAGGTCGGTGGCTTCCTGGGCGCGTTCCTGGGCGGCTACGTGTTCCAGGCCACGGGCAACTACGACATCGTCTGGTACATCGACATCGCGCTTGCCGCCGGTGCCGCGCTGGTGCACCTGCCGATCCGCGAAGCGCGGCTCGTGCGTTCGAAGCTGGCGGCGGCATGA
- a CDS encoding MarR family winged helix-turn-helix transcriptional regulator, whose translation MNTALKPPQLKPQGCTNFRLRRLSRLASRLYDAHVAPSGLKTTQYSLLSHVLHFGPLRPVDLAREMNVDASTLTRNLKPMLAAGFLVQTEGPDARSRMLSITDAGREKRAEAQRLWHGAQLALNDILGTERVLALHTLLDESLELLQRAGLGDGQPEDPTGARDE comes from the coding sequence ATGAATACCGCTCTGAAGCCCCCTCAGCTGAAGCCCCAGGGATGTACCAATTTCCGCTTGCGGCGGCTCTCCAGGCTGGCGTCGCGCCTCTATGACGCGCATGTCGCGCCCAGCGGGCTCAAGACCACGCAGTATTCACTGCTCTCGCACGTGCTGCATTTCGGACCGCTGCGTCCGGTCGATCTGGCACGCGAGATGAATGTCGACGCCTCGACGCTCACGCGCAATCTCAAGCCGATGCTGGCGGCGGGCTTCCTGGTGCAGACCGAGGGCCCCGATGCGCGCAGCCGCATGCTGTCGATCACCGACGCGGGCCGCGAGAAGCGGGCCGAAGCGCAGCGGCTGTGGCACGGCGCGCAGCTGGCGCTCAACGACATCCTCGGCACGGAGCGCGTTCTGGCGCTGCACACCCTTCTCGACGAGAGCCTGGAATTGCTGCAGCGCGCAGGACTGGGCGATGGACAGCCGGAAGACCCAACAGGAGCCCGCGATGAATGA
- a CDS encoding PaaI family thioesterase encodes MTEPQGIDAWIAEEAEIVQRLDAGPGPGLARPEQIAGKTGLQMMEAMLRAEIPYAAIAKTLDFTLLSVSPGVAVFQGTPLPQHLNPLGTIHGGWVATLLDSALGCSVHTMMPAGRAYTTAELSVNYVKGLTPKAQRVRAEGKVIHCGRQLATAEARLFGPDGTLYAHATTTCLVFEMPSAR; translated from the coding sequence ATGACCGAGCCCCAAGGCATCGACGCCTGGATTGCGGAAGAGGCCGAGATCGTCCAGCGCCTGGACGCGGGACCCGGCCCTGGCCTGGCGCGGCCGGAGCAGATCGCCGGCAAGACCGGGCTGCAGATGATGGAAGCGATGCTGCGCGCCGAAATCCCCTACGCCGCCATCGCCAAGACGCTCGACTTCACGCTTCTTTCGGTGAGCCCCGGCGTGGCCGTGTTCCAGGGCACGCCGCTGCCGCAGCACCTGAACCCGCTGGGCACCATTCATGGCGGCTGGGTGGCCACGCTGCTGGATTCGGCGCTGGGCTGCTCGGTCCACACCATGATGCCGGCCGGCCGCGCCTACACCACCGCCGAGCTGAGCGTGAACTACGTGAAGGGCCTCACGCCCAAGGCGCAACGGGTTCGCGCCGAGGGCAAGGTCATTCATTGCGGCCGGCAACTCGCCACGGCCGAGGCACGGCTTTTCGGACCGGACGGCACGCTGTACGCGCACGCCACCACCACCTGCCTGGTGTTCGAGATGCCTTCTGCACGGTAA
- a CDS encoding nitroreductase: protein MPSTPLDPDLAPAFKTLLSERYSCRAYLAEPVARETIDTILQMAQRTASWCNSQPWQVIVTSAEATERLRQAFDSDEAAADAAFDIAPPAEYRGVYQERRRECGFQLYESVGIVRGDREASARQAQENFRFFGAPHVALVTTEALLGTYGAVDCGAYVGNFMLAARSLGVASIAQAAVASRSRFLHRWFEIPDDRQIVCGISFGYEDPSHPANRFRTTRAAPDQACQWVD from the coding sequence ATGCCATCCACGCCGCTCGACCCTGACCTCGCTCCGGCATTCAAGACTCTTCTTTCCGAGAGATACAGCTGCCGCGCCTACCTTGCGGAACCCGTCGCGCGCGAAACCATCGACACGATCCTGCAGATGGCACAGCGCACCGCCTCCTGGTGCAACTCACAGCCATGGCAGGTGATCGTGACCAGTGCCGAAGCCACCGAGCGGCTGCGCCAGGCCTTCGATTCGGACGAAGCCGCGGCCGATGCCGCGTTCGACATTGCGCCGCCCGCGGAATACCGCGGCGTGTACCAGGAGCGCCGCCGCGAATGCGGTTTTCAGCTGTACGAGAGCGTCGGCATCGTGCGCGGCGACCGCGAGGCTTCGGCGCGGCAGGCGCAGGAGAACTTCAGGTTCTTCGGGGCGCCGCACGTGGCCCTCGTCACCACCGAGGCGCTGCTCGGCACCTACGGCGCGGTGGACTGCGGCGCCTATGTCGGCAACTTCATGCTGGCGGCACGCAGCCTGGGCGTGGCCAGCATCGCGCAGGCGGCCGTCGCGTCGCGCTCCAGGTTTCTGCACCGCTGGTTCGAGATTCCGGACGACCGCCAGATCGTCTGCGGCATCTCGTTCGGCTACGAGGATCCGTCGCATCCGGCCAACCGCTTTCGCACCACGCGCGCCGCGCCCGACCAAGCCTGCCAGTGGGTCGATTGA
- a CDS encoding Fe(3+) ABC transporter substrate-binding protein codes for MTDRLGVQGRAARALLGVSAAWLAAAALPAFAANDELTLYTTREPALIQPLITAFSTQTNIKVNTVFVKDGLLERVKAEGARSPADVLMTVDIGNLMDLVDGGVTQPVKSAALESAIPANLRGADGQWFALSLRARVLYADKNQPITSFRYEDLANPKWKGKVCIRAGQHPYNTALIASMIAHDGEAKTEQWLRGVKANLARKATGGDRDVARDILGGICDIGVANSYYVGQMKSAKEGTDARKWGDAIKVIRPTFASGKSGGTHVNISGAAVAKNSPQRANAVKLLEFLVSEPAQSLYAQANYEYPVRKGVALDPIIGETIGELKVDPLPLTDIAKYRKQASALVDKVGFDQ; via the coding sequence ATGACCGACCGCCTCGGCGTTCAAGGCCGCGCCGCCCGCGCATTGCTCGGCGTCTCCGCCGCCTGGCTGGCCGCTGCCGCCCTGCCTGCTTTCGCCGCCAACGACGAACTCACGCTCTACACAACGCGTGAACCCGCGTTGATCCAGCCGCTGATCACGGCCTTCAGCACGCAGACCAACATCAAGGTCAACACCGTGTTCGTGAAGGACGGGCTGCTGGAGCGCGTCAAGGCCGAAGGTGCACGCTCGCCGGCCGACGTGCTGATGACGGTGGACATTGGCAACTTGATGGACCTGGTGGACGGCGGCGTCACGCAGCCGGTGAAATCGGCCGCACTCGAATCGGCCATTCCCGCCAACCTGCGCGGCGCCGACGGGCAGTGGTTCGCGCTCTCGCTGCGCGCACGCGTGCTCTACGCCGACAAGAACCAGCCGATCACGAGCTTCCGCTATGAAGACCTGGCCAACCCGAAGTGGAAGGGCAAGGTCTGCATCCGCGCGGGCCAGCACCCCTACAACACGGCGCTGATCGCATCGATGATTGCGCATGACGGCGAAGCCAAGACCGAACAGTGGCTGCGCGGCGTCAAGGCCAACCTGGCCCGCAAGGCCACGGGTGGCGACCGCGACGTGGCGCGCGACATTCTCGGCGGCATCTGCGACATCGGCGTGGCCAATTCGTACTACGTCGGCCAGATGAAGAGCGCCAAGGAAGGCACCGACGCGCGCAAGTGGGGCGACGCCATCAAGGTGATCCGCCCGACCTTCGCCAGCGGCAAGAGCGGCGGCACGCACGTCAACATCAGCGGCGCAGCCGTGGCGAAGAACTCGCCGCAGCGCGCCAATGCGGTCAAGCTGCTCGAGTTCCTGGTTTCGGAGCCGGCGCAATCGCTGTACGCGCAAGCCAACTACGAATACCCCGTGCGCAAGGGTGTGGCGCTCGACCCGATCATAGGCGAGACCATCGGCGAACTGAAGGTCGACCCGCTGCCGCTCACCGACATTGCCAAGTACCGCAAGCAAGCCAGCGCGCTGGTCGACAAGGTCGGCTTCGATCAGTGA